The genome window CGAACTTAACAGCCACGCCGATTCACCTTGTGATGCCAACTTTCCACTTTCTCCacgcctttctcttctctccggCCTATTAACTGTGCTTGCTCAGCCAATTATTTACTGCATACGTACACCCATTCAAAAGCACGTCAACTACTCTATTTTTATTTTTGTTTTTGAATCTGAACTTATTGTACTGTCAGTCCTTTCACATTCTACTGCGCAGTTCGTGCCGTTTTCCATCGCTTGACAACTTCACTCCATTTTTACCTAACAATGGGCTTCTCACTGTTGTCCATTATTGGGGTGGCTGTCGTAACTCTTCTCCTTGTCGTAGCTGCGCCAAGCTGTGCAGACTCCATTATTGTCAATGAGGCCACTCGAGCATGGCTGAATATGTGGGTTGACGCTATTCCAAACCTGCAGATCATTTGGATGAACCCGAACATTTGCTCTCGCTCTGGTATCGAGTGCGTCTCAGCCACCAACTCCATCAACATCCGTCTGGATGCCGTGACATCTGCTGGCTTCAACTTCATCGGTACCCTACCGGAGGTGAGCCACTCCATTGACGGTAGTCAGCTTCAGATCACCAGTGTCTCTGTCAGCGGTAAGACTCGCTTTACCGGTACCATCCCTGCATCGTGGGCGCGCATCACCCGCCTTACTAGCCTGGATTTCAGCAGGACTCGAATGAGTGGCCGAATTCCTGATAGTCTCGGCAACCTCCCCAACCTGGTATCTATCAACTTCGCAAACGCATACTTCTGTTACGGTCTTCCCAACTGGAATGCTTCTGGCTTGCCGATGCTTACACAGGCCACATTTGCAAATAACAACATGCGCGGCCCGTTTGCCTCCTCCTGGTCCACTTTCCCCGCTTCCATGTCTCTGGACATCACTGGCAACAAGCTCTGCGGGTGTATGCCTAAATCGTGGGAGTCCAAACCGAACCTGGTGGCTGCTGCCAAGGCTATGGATCCTGGCACGGCTTCCGGCTGCTTTCGCTCTTGCAACTCCGCTTCCCTGTCGTATTGCCCTGCCCCACCCACTGCCAACGGCGCGCAGATGATCACGATGAGCATGACTATGATTATTATGGTTGTCGCTGTCATTTCTTTGGTATTCTAAGGACAGGAGGTGGGTTATGTGACTGAACACAGCTTGATACCTTTTGCATTGTGCTGTAAATTTTGTATGGTTTGAGTTATACATTTTTTCGCCCTTTCCCCACAAAAAGGATATTTCTGCAGTTACGTTTTACTTTTAAGAAATTAGTCATACGTCAAAaatttttctctttctcagcGTCACTTTTGTTGTCTATACAAGAAGGAAGAATGCGTTGACATACATGGTACAGTTGGGCAAATAAGTGCAGAAAGTGCGAGATACTCTTAAAGTTATTGCGCACTGTATTCGTCTCCACTGTCGCTGCGCATGATGTGTGCCTCTACGTTGTTTAACTTTATGTGTATACATCAAAACtgaaacaaacaaacacgcACAAATGCCATGTACTGTGACTAAGTGAAACGGCAAAATATGAAAAAAATCAAAACAGAAAAGTAAAgatgaagaagaaggcgagaggaaaaaagtGAGAAGAAGAAATAAAATAAAATTACATCTTGGTTGTATTCTAGCTGCACGCTTTTCATTGTCTGTGAATTTCTTCTATACCTCCTTTTCTATGCGATTGGAGGGTCATTGTCTGCGATGTTTCCATCCAAACTTTTCGCTCATGTTTTGTGAGCTTTCTTTTCGAGTTTAGTTTTGTACGCTTTGTTTTTACTAATTTTTGCGATAGCATTTTTTCAAGCCGTGAAAAACGAAGTAAGTGCAACAGACCAATGTAGGCAGTTAAGCGctttgaaaaaaaaaaaacgaaaagtaTAATTTAtattttcttctttcgcATTCGCTGTCTTTTGTGAACTAGggcttttcttttcgcttttcTCCTACTTTTgcttcctttttctcctttcgtCTTTCCTTCTCAATATATCGGTAGATTTACATCTTTTTTCCGACTGTGTATGTGTCTTACGGCGATTTACCACCTTCATCAATTTTGCATGCCTGTCCTCATAAAACCATATCCGTCTACACTTTCGCCTTTGTCCCTTTGTTTTCATTGGGTGCTTGATGGACGGAAAGCTATAAAGCAGCAAACAAAAGTCGAGCTACTTTAAGCGCGTTTGGTATGACGAACCCACTCACCTTTTCAGTCTCCAGGATGGAGGGTATCATGGAAGTTGCGAGGCAAAATGAGCGCAAGAATATAATTGCAGCTACGAAGACACCATTATTTTTTTTGAGGGCTAAGGCTGGCCTGGGTGAataaaggaaaggaaaagagcaaaTGGTATGGATCTGATTTCACATTTTTTCTCgccatatatatatatatttattTATTCATT of Leishmania braziliensis MHOM/BR/75/M2904 complete genome, chromosome 5 contains these proteins:
- a CDS encoding surface antigen like protein, whose protein sequence is MGFSLLSIIGVAVVTLLLVVAAPSCADSIIVNEATRAWLNMWVDAIPNLQIIWMNPNICSRSGIECVSATNSINIRLDAVTSAGFNFIGTLPEVSHSIDGSQLQITSVSVSGKTRFTGTIPASWARITRLTSLDFSRTRMSGRIPDSLGNLPNLVSINFANAYFCYGLPNWNASGLPMLTQATFANNNMRGPFASSWSTFPASMSLDITGNKLCGCMPKSWESKPNLVAAAKAMDPGTASGCFRSCNSASLSYCPAPPTANGAQMITMSMTMIIMVVAVISLVF